One genomic region from Leptolyngbyaceae cyanobacterium JSC-12 encodes:
- a CDS encoding prepilin-type N-terminal cleavage/methylation domain-containing protein (IMG reference gene:2510097965~TIGRFAM: prepilin-type N-terminal cleavage/methylation domain), translating to MKLRVTPITPRSSLAKWLNYPHNSGFTLLEMIGVLLLISILCVIAAPGWLHLINISRLNTAQDEVFQALKTAQHRATLSKSIWEFGIRESIDGTVQWAIYPQATIPGSAFWNNLDPTIKLDTETTLRRVNGIHRVQFNHIGAVNGQLGRVTLSSKNSNKMKRCVIVSTLLGALRKGYDQARPRNGQFCY from the coding sequence ATGAAATTGCGTGTTACTCCTATCACTCCAAGATCATCGCTAGCAAAGTGGCTGAATTATCCCCACAATTCTGGCTTTACATTACTTGAAATGATTGGGGTGTTGCTACTCATCAGTATTCTGTGTGTGATTGCAGCCCCCGGATGGTTACACCTAATAAACATTTCGCGTCTTAATACCGCTCAAGATGAAGTCTTTCAAGCACTGAAAACAGCGCAGCACCGCGCTACCCTGAGTAAAAGCATTTGGGAATTCGGAATTCGAGAATCAATAGACGGGACAGTTCAATGGGCTATCTATCCTCAGGCAACGATTCCTGGTTCTGCCTTTTGGAATAACCTCGACCCAACCATCAAGCTGGATACAGAAACGACTCTTAGAAGAGTCAACGGCATTCATCGAGTTCAGTTTAACCACATCGGTGCGGTGAACGGGCAACTCGGTAGAGTAACACTATCCTCTAAAAACAGTAACAAGATGAAACGCTGTGTTATCGTCTCTACTCTCTTGGGAGCACTTCGTAAAGGATACGATCAAGCTCGACCACGCAATGGGCAATTCTGCTACTAA